From Pseudomonas poae, the proteins below share one genomic window:
- a CDS encoding aldehyde dehydrogenase family protein: protein MATFNTDTALRFINPCYLSLSNARVREVLDPATLQRVGQVGLCDKDDVQAAIDAATSTQKQWRMVDAKSRAARLHQLANAIEQNVDCNREVARLMTLEMGKPFPEAIGELANCASIFRYYAEMARDDAGKVAGATQVGSFQHVRYEPYGVSVHIMPFNFPILLMCWTVAASLAAGNACIVKPAEVTTLCTLKFMEHFTSLLPGLVACVPGDSVTAQLLVRSGGTHVVAFTGSVAAGKAVAVACAEQMKSCVIEAGGSDPLIISRHAPLDVAAAGAVTAAFHLSGQVCTSAERFYVVDEIHDEFVAKFAELTRALRIGHGLEHTEIGPMVSEAARNKVMRLVDDALAKGAVLVCGGQIPPQHTVGWFYEPTILTNVTHDMAILQEECFGPVAAICRVSDFDEAVRLANDSPFGLGASLFTTDLSEAMEAADRLEAGMVWVNNPLIDNDALPFSGWKMSGLGRELGRQGLEAFRRSKMVIIDHQPKIQDWWFPYTEDVFYRDQA from the coding sequence ATGGCTACCTTCAACACTGATACAGCACTGCGTTTCATCAACCCCTGCTATCTTTCATTGAGCAATGCCCGTGTGCGCGAGGTGCTTGATCCAGCGACACTGCAACGTGTCGGCCAGGTCGGCCTTTGCGACAAGGACGACGTGCAAGCTGCCATCGATGCCGCTACCTCCACCCAAAAGCAATGGCGTATGGTCGATGCCAAAAGCCGTGCTGCGCGATTGCATCAATTGGCGAATGCCATCGAACAAAACGTCGACTGCAATCGCGAAGTTGCGCGTTTGATGACACTGGAAATGGGCAAGCCGTTTCCCGAAGCCATAGGTGAACTGGCGAATTGCGCGTCGATCTTTCGTTACTATGCGGAAATGGCGCGGGATGATGCGGGCAAGGTTGCTGGCGCCACGCAGGTCGGCTCCTTCCAGCATGTGCGTTATGAGCCGTATGGCGTCAGCGTGCACATCATGCCTTTCAACTTTCCGATCCTGTTGATGTGCTGGACGGTCGCCGCATCGCTGGCGGCGGGCAATGCCTGCATCGTCAAACCCGCCGAAGTCACAACCCTTTGTACCCTTAAATTCATGGAGCATTTCACTTCGCTGTTGCCAGGCTTGGTGGCGTGCGTGCCGGGTGATTCGGTGACGGCACAGTTGTTGGTGAGGTCCGGCGGTACGCATGTGGTGGCGTTTACCGGCAGCGTTGCGGCAGGTAAGGCAGTGGCGGTGGCGTGTGCCGAACAGATGAAATCGTGTGTCATCGAGGCTGGTGGCAGCGACCCGTTGATCATCTCCAGGCATGCACCGCTGGACGTTGCAGCGGCAGGGGCGGTGACCGCTGCGTTTCACCTGAGTGGGCAGGTCTGCACCTCGGCAGAACGCTTCTACGTGGTTGACGAGATCCACGATGAGTTCGTGGCGAAGTTCGCCGAACTTACGCGTGCCTTGCGCATTGGCCATGGTCTGGAGCATACGGAAATCGGCCCGATGGTTAGTGAAGCCGCTCGCAACAAGGTCATGCGCCTGGTCGACGACGCATTGGCCAAGGGGGCAGTCCTGGTGTGCGGCGGGCAAATTCCGCCACAGCACACAGTGGGCTGGTTCTACGAGCCAACCATTCTCACGAATGTGACCCACGACATGGCGATTCTCCAGGAAGAATGTTTTGGCCCCGTCGCGGCGATTTGCCGTGTCAGCGATTTTGACGAAGCCGTGCGCCTGGCCAATGACTCACCGTTCGGTCTTGGGGCGTCACTATTCACCACCGACCTCTCAGAAGCCATGGAGGCAGCCGATCGCCTCGAGGCAGGGATGGTATGGGTCAACAACCCACTGATCGACAACGACGCTCTGCCGTTTAGTGGTTGGAAGATGTCCGGCCTGGGACGTGAACTTGGGCGTCAGGGTCTTGAAGCGTTCCGTCGCTCGAAAATGGTCATCATCGATCACCAGCCGAAGATTCAGGACTGGTGGTTTCCGTACACCGAAGACGTTTTTTATCGCGACCAAGCTTGA
- a CDS encoding cupin domain-containing protein yields the protein MNTPFLYDPLSITDVKDWGVIPTMLEGQSHVSGVLLHKGPDGKSECGVWICTPGKWVCHVTSDEFCHFLEGRCTYVHESGEVIEIKPDTAAFFRKDWKGVCTVHETVRKVYMIR from the coding sequence ATGAATACTCCGTTTCTGTACGACCCGCTGAGTATCACTGACGTTAAAGACTGGGGCGTGATTCCGACCATGCTTGAAGGCCAGTCCCATGTCTCTGGCGTGCTGCTGCACAAAGGCCCTGATGGCAAGTCCGAGTGTGGTGTGTGGATCTGCACGCCGGGTAAATGGGTCTGCCATGTCACCAGCGATGAGTTCTGCCATTTCCTCGAAGGACGCTGCACGTATGTACATGAGTCCGGCGAAGTGATCGAGATCAAACCCGACACAGCTGCCTTTTTTCGCAAGGACTGGAAAGGCGTATGCACTGTCCACGAGACGGTGAGAAAGGTCTACATGATCCGGTGA
- a CDS encoding glycosyltransferase, protein MDSRADLKKTSQEYLSMKQKVIAFFPEAAFGPALNSVGIAQACEALGHKAVFLTDPGMSGLYAGYGFEEHMVNMSAPMPAVEMARYWVDFVNGHIPNFRKSPLDQIDNYVKECWAAIVDTAKWAQKDLPTVLDKVKPDLICVDNVILFPAIKQYGRPWVRIISCSENVIQDPDIPPHLSGMSIDDKAGHAEFRQRFEDVLGPIHEDFNQFLQAHGEQPYPLGTFFETSPYMNLLLYPDAVKFERRHQLPAERFHYLQGCVRRDMTYEIPAFRANNDKPLLYVSFGSLGSGDVDVLKRLIATVGKLPYRALFNVGEHLDEYPDLPDNVLISNWFPQPSVIAQVDAVIHHGGNNSFTECLFFGKPAIVMSYVWDGHDNAMRAEESGHGFKLDRYDWSEAMLAEKLAACLTDPVMSQRLQHTSAQMQSRKGPEDAADILNRILNHA, encoded by the coding sequence ATGGACTCACGCGCGGACCTCAAAAAGACCAGCCAGGAGTACCTCTCGATGAAACAGAAAGTGATCGCCTTCTTTCCGGAAGCCGCTTTTGGTCCGGCCTTAAACTCCGTCGGTATCGCCCAGGCCTGCGAGGCCCTCGGCCACAAGGCGGTGTTCCTTACCGACCCGGGCATGAGTGGGTTGTACGCCGGGTATGGGTTTGAAGAGCACATGGTCAACATGTCGGCACCGATGCCGGCTGTAGAAATGGCGCGCTACTGGGTCGATTTCGTCAACGGTCATATTCCTAATTTTCGCAAGTCCCCGCTCGACCAAATTGACAACTACGTCAAGGAATGCTGGGCTGCCATCGTCGACACCGCGAAGTGGGCACAGAAGGATTTGCCGACAGTGTTGGATAAAGTGAAGCCGGACCTGATTTGCGTCGACAACGTGATCCTATTTCCGGCGATCAAGCAATACGGCAGGCCCTGGGTCCGGATCATTTCCTGCTCGGAGAATGTAATTCAAGACCCGGATATCCCGCCGCACCTGTCGGGCATGAGCATCGACGATAAGGCCGGTCACGCGGAGTTTCGCCAGCGCTTCGAAGACGTTCTAGGGCCGATTCACGAAGACTTTAATCAGTTCCTGCAAGCCCATGGCGAGCAGCCGTATCCGCTGGGTACGTTCTTCGAGACATCGCCCTACATGAACCTGTTGCTCTACCCGGACGCGGTCAAGTTCGAGCGCCGTCATCAGCTGCCAGCCGAGCGCTTCCACTACCTGCAAGGGTGTGTGCGGCGCGATATGACGTACGAGATTCCGGCTTTCCGCGCCAATAACGACAAACCATTGCTCTACGTCAGTTTTGGCAGCCTCGGCTCCGGTGATGTCGATGTGCTCAAACGACTGATCGCGACGGTCGGCAAGCTGCCTTACCGCGCGCTGTTCAATGTAGGCGAGCACCTTGATGAATACCCGGACTTACCGGACAACGTGCTGATCTCCAACTGGTTCCCCCAGCCATCGGTGATTGCCCAGGTCGATGCGGTGATCCACCACGGCGGCAACAACAGCTTCACTGAATGTCTGTTCTTCGGCAAACCGGCGATTGTCATGTCGTACGTCTGGGACGGTCACGATAACGCCATGCGCGCTGAAGAAAGCGGTCACGGTTTCAAACTCGATCGATACGACTGGAGCGAAGCGATGCTCGCAGAAAAGCTCGCCGCGTGCCTCACCGACCCGGTGATGAGCCAACGCTTGCAACACACCAGCGCTCAAATGCAGTCGCGCAAAGGGCCGGAAGATGCTGCTGACATTCTCAACAGGATACTGAACCATGCCTGA
- a CDS encoding cupin domain-containing protein, which translates to MPDYRTTAGITPYLEAVSSRSDLVDWGVQSDALIGVSHSSGRLLFKGPNNIPEAGLWVCTPGRWRLSIPRDELCHFIEGEATYRNDDGDVIEVRPNTLVLFRSGWTGECHVRQTLRNVYMLA; encoded by the coding sequence ATGCCTGATTACAGAACCACGGCAGGTATTACGCCGTACCTCGAAGCAGTCAGCAGCCGCTCCGACTTGGTGGACTGGGGCGTGCAAAGCGACGCCCTCATTGGCGTCTCGCACTCCAGCGGGCGTTTGCTGTTCAAAGGGCCCAATAACATCCCTGAAGCCGGGCTTTGGGTTTGCACCCCTGGGCGCTGGCGGTTGTCAATTCCCCGTGATGAGCTGTGCCACTTCATCGAAGGCGAAGCCACCTACCGCAACGACGATGGTGACGTCATCGAAGTTCGCCCCAACACCCTGGTGCTGTTCCGGTCCGGTTGGACAGGCGAATGCCACGTCCGGCAAACCCTGCGCAACGTTTACATGCTGGCTTGA